In Pseudomonas sp. DNDY-54, a genomic segment contains:
- a CDS encoding sensor histidine kinase, producing the protein MPNRHSLFWRLVVLVAGFCLSMIWAGGYVGRQIDRTSSYLSQDAHDVLAGYADEAHRALQAGPDALGQWITAMHQREVDWLVVVDRQLQPLGGQRLTDQEREMLTFVRHYEWPMSRRNQGMPLVSVPIEDSGARLILRLPERFRPWRNHALLTAGAVYLPLVLLSVLFCGLLYRVLVSPLDSLRRQANALSGHRLDALLPAAIAGRNDELGELGRSLEYLTRRLRDSIDQQQQLLRDLSHELRTPLSRLRVACESDLSIEDMRRRTDREITSMQHLVDSTLEFAWLDSEQPRFECEAVEVAALWDMLSENACFEAGWSRERIQAQVPDDCRVLGNLNALAQAMENILRNAIRYSPSTGTVTLSAERDGSHWQLRIEDQGPGVPADQLSLIFRPFARLSAARPGGDGFGLGLAIARSMVLMQGGDIWAENRDAGLCMTIRLRNV; encoded by the coding sequence ATGCCCAATCGCCATTCGCTGTTCTGGCGCCTGGTGGTGCTCGTCGCCGGGTTTTGTCTGTCAATGATCTGGGCCGGCGGGTACGTGGGCCGGCAAATCGACCGGACCAGTTCCTATTTGTCGCAGGACGCCCACGACGTGCTGGCCGGCTATGCCGATGAAGCGCATCGCGCCCTGCAAGCAGGGCCCGATGCGCTGGGCCAATGGATCACCGCGATGCATCAGCGCGAGGTGGACTGGCTGGTGGTCGTGGATCGGCAACTCCAACCGCTTGGCGGGCAGCGACTGACTGACCAAGAGCGGGAAATGCTCACCTTCGTACGTCATTACGAATGGCCCATGAGCCGCCGCAATCAAGGGATGCCGTTGGTCTCGGTGCCAATAGAGGACAGCGGCGCGCGGCTCATCCTGCGCTTACCGGAACGCTTCCGGCCCTGGCGCAACCATGCGCTGCTCACGGCCGGCGCGGTGTACCTGCCGCTGGTTCTGTTGTCGGTGCTGTTCTGCGGGTTGCTTTATCGCGTGCTGGTCTCGCCGCTAGACAGCTTGCGTCGGCAGGCCAATGCACTGAGCGGCCACCGTCTCGATGCGTTGCTTCCGGCTGCGATTGCCGGGCGCAACGACGAGCTGGGCGAACTAGGGCGGTCCCTGGAATACCTCACCCGGCGTCTGCGCGATTCCATCGATCAACAGCAACAGTTGCTTCGTGACCTGTCCCACGAGCTGCGCACGCCACTCAGCCGCCTGCGCGTAGCCTGTGAAAGCGACTTGAGCATCGAGGACATGCGCCGCCGCACCGACCGCGAAATCACCAGCATGCAGCACCTGGTCGACAGCACGCTGGAGTTCGCCTGGCTCGACAGTGAGCAGCCCCGCTTCGAATGCGAGGCGGTTGAGGTCGCGGCGCTCTGGGACATGCTGAGCGAAAATGCTTGCTTCGAAGCCGGCTGGTCGCGCGAGCGTATCCAGGCGCAGGTCCCGGACGATTGCCGGGTCCTCGGCAACCTCAACGCCCTGGCGCAGGCGATGGAAAATATTCTGCGCAACGCGATCCGCTACTCCCCGTCTACCGGCACGGTCACCCTGTCGGCGGAACGCGACGGCTCGCATTGGCAACTGCGCATCGAAGACCAGGGCCCCGGTGTACCAGCGGATCAGCTCTCATTGATCTTCCGGCCGTTCGCGCGGCTCAGTGCGGCACGCCCCGGCGGGGACGGCTTCGGGCTGGGCCTCGCAATCGCCAGAAGCATGGTGCTGATGCAGGGCGGCGACATCTGGGCCGAGAACCGCGACGCGGGTCTATGTATGACCATCCGACTGAGAAATGTATAG
- a CDS encoding ligand-gated channel protein has translation MSTPASAEQPVELNKVVVTASGFEQQIKEAPASISVVTREDLEKKSYRDVTDALRDIPGVVITGGASSSDISIRGMASKYTLILIDGKRMESRATRPNSDGPGIEQGWTPPLEAIERIEVVRGPMSSLYGSDAMGGVVNIITRKVADSWHGGLRTENTFQDRSDSGDYRTLNGYLSGPLVDGLLGLQLYGQTSQRDEDDILRGFNEQKTNSGTAKLSFTPNDSNDLVLEGGKVEQKRNATVGRSGSGNTDSLSDYDRTHVSLSHTGRWSMGQSETYLQQERIENPGREMELENSVFNTQTSLFIGNHVATVGGQYKYEDLTDEGNQLAGAEDLTRLTRWSWALFAEDEWSLTDTFALTTGLRMDRDENYGTHWSPRVYGVWQTTDHWTAKGGVSSGYRSPDIRAAVDNWGQITGGGQGDPAVIVGNSALKPEESLSQEIGIMWDSLNGFSTGLTLFNTDFNDKITELRRCTDSTGTASGQCVVNGEAYRFISDRVNVDEARMRGVEATLDWAITESVSLGANYTYTDSEQRSGDFRGEPLNQMPKHMFNTTLDWQASDRLGTWARLNYRSETSEYLSRTSMAESTPAYTLVDVGGTYDLSKNLKLLAGVYNVFNEEIDYESYETVLDGRRYTVGMNLSF, from the coding sequence ATGAGCACCCCTGCAAGCGCCGAGCAGCCGGTCGAACTTAATAAAGTCGTCGTTACCGCTTCGGGTTTTGAGCAACAAATAAAAGAAGCGCCTGCCTCCATCTCGGTCGTTACGCGCGAAGACCTCGAGAAAAAATCCTATCGAGATGTCACCGATGCACTGCGCGACATCCCAGGTGTAGTGATTACCGGCGGCGCCAGCTCCAGTGACATCAGCATCCGGGGCATGGCCTCCAAATACACGTTGATCCTCATCGACGGCAAGCGCATGGAATCCCGGGCTACGCGCCCCAACAGTGACGGCCCAGGCATCGAGCAAGGGTGGACGCCGCCGCTCGAGGCGATCGAGCGCATCGAAGTGGTGCGCGGGCCGATGTCCTCCCTCTACGGTTCAGATGCTATGGGCGGAGTGGTCAACATCATTACGCGAAAGGTAGCGGACAGCTGGCACGGCGGTTTGCGCACTGAAAACACCTTTCAAGACCGCTCTGATTCCGGCGACTATCGCACCCTCAACGGCTATCTCTCCGGACCGCTGGTCGACGGGCTGCTGGGCCTGCAGCTTTATGGACAGACGTCACAGCGCGACGAGGACGATATCCTCCGCGGCTTCAACGAGCAAAAGACTAACAGCGGCACTGCAAAGCTGTCGTTCACACCTAACGATTCCAACGATCTGGTGCTGGAAGGTGGAAAAGTCGAGCAGAAACGCAACGCAACCGTCGGTCGATCCGGGTCGGGCAACACCGACTCGCTCTCGGATTATGACCGGACGCATGTCTCTCTTAGCCATACCGGCCGCTGGAGCATGGGCCAGTCCGAGACCTACCTGCAGCAGGAGCGTATCGAGAATCCTGGACGGGAAATGGAGCTGGAGAACAGCGTCTTCAATACCCAAACGTCATTGTTTATTGGCAACCATGTTGCGACTGTCGGCGGCCAGTACAAATACGAAGACCTGACTGACGAGGGTAACCAGTTGGCCGGTGCCGAAGACTTGACGCGTCTAACGCGATGGTCGTGGGCATTGTTCGCAGAAGACGAGTGGAGTTTGACCGACACCTTTGCACTGACGACCGGGCTGCGGATGGATCGCGACGAGAACTATGGCACTCATTGGTCTCCACGCGTCTACGGTGTGTGGCAAACAACCGATCATTGGACGGCAAAAGGCGGCGTTTCAAGCGGCTATCGCTCGCCCGATATTCGCGCTGCCGTCGATAACTGGGGTCAGATCACAGGCGGCGGGCAAGGTGATCCGGCGGTCATCGTAGGCAATTCAGCCCTCAAGCCCGAAGAAAGCCTGAGCCAGGAAATCGGCATCATGTGGGACAGCCTGAACGGCTTCTCTACCGGCCTGACCCTGTTCAACACCGATTTCAATGACAAGATCACTGAGTTGCGTCGTTGCACTGACAGCACGGGAACGGCTTCCGGTCAATGCGTCGTCAATGGCGAGGCCTACCGCTTCATCAGTGACCGCGTAAACGTCGATGAGGCGCGCATGCGCGGCGTCGAAGCGACATTGGACTGGGCGATCACCGAAAGCGTGTCCTTGGGTGCCAACTACACCTATACAGACTCTGAGCAGCGAAGCGGTGATTTCCGCGGCGAGCCCTTGAATCAGATGCCCAAGCACATGTTCAACACGACGCTGGACTGGCAGGCCAGTGACCGTCTTGGTACGTGGGCCCGTCTTAATTATCGCAGCGAAACGTCCGAATACCTGTCTCGCACCAGCATGGCTGAAAGCACCCCTGCGTACACGCTGGTCGATGTTGGTGGGACTTACGACCTGAGCAAAAACCTCAAGTTGCTGGCTGGCGTCTACAACGTCTTCAACGAAGAGATCGATTACGAAAGCTATGAAACTGTTCTTGACGGCCGCCGTTACACGGTCGGAATGAATCTATCGTTCTGA
- a CDS encoding iron transporter produces the protein MARSVSQSRRTWPRVAARTGLAIMGGYAFTYAFTAALARLLPVNPVDASTIASLLSFVVYLLFILWVFAAVSIRRVLLGLSMALPLAVIGFGPQLLEAWR, from the coding sequence GTGGCTCGTTCCGTATCGCAATCCCGTCGTACCTGGCCCCGCGTCGCCGCGCGTACTGGCCTCGCCATCATGGGCGGCTACGCCTTTACCTACGCCTTCACCGCCGCGCTGGCCCGGCTGCTTCCGGTGAATCCGGTAGACGCCTCGACCATCGCCTCGCTGCTGTCGTTTGTGGTGTATCTGCTATTTATCTTGTGGGTCTTCGCCGCAGTCTCCATACGCCGGGTGCTGCTCGGCCTGAGCATGGCCCTGCCGTTGGCAGTCATCGGCTTCGGGCCCCAGTTGCTGGAGGCCTGGCGATGA
- a CDS encoding PepSY domain-containing protein, translating into MKGSLTQSMSWLHTWCGLLLGWVLFAIFLTGTLAVFDKEISWWMQPELSDRTQSPAAAANVAQRWLMAHHPDASHWNINLPTERSPDLSVSVGERRRGAEQTQLDPRSAETVKARETVGGNFFFHFHYTLHLPRILGVWVVGFAAMAMLVALISGIIIHKKIFKEFFTFRPAKGQRSWLDGHNASAVLLLPFHLMITYTGLAIFFVLYMPAAVDALYDGDRQAYFRDAQSSRAAEQGQQAQQGPHREQALRGEGRNSVTAPAAPLLALSEFVRNAEAHYGQGMIGGLAVSNPGRANAEVTVRPVLGNRIELTKGEGIVFSGVTGELIQSPEPSRASLLTQRVMAGLHFAQFGGYPMRWLYFICGLISCAMIATGLVLYTVKQRRQAKVNQHFLRLVESTNVAIVAGLSLACIALLWGNRLLPAELNSRQAWELRIFFGLWALSWVHAWGRKPLHAWREQLFATAALALLLPVLDMATTNTSLDGMRLSVLASVSLLGLLIGWIAWRIQIPISARTMRPAPIKQPAPGVSS; encoded by the coding sequence ATGAAAGGCAGCCTGACGCAATCCATGTCCTGGTTGCATACCTGGTGCGGGCTGTTGCTCGGCTGGGTGCTATTCGCGATCTTTCTGACCGGCACGTTGGCGGTCTTCGACAAGGAGATCAGCTGGTGGATGCAGCCTGAGTTGTCGGACAGGACTCAGTCTCCAGCCGCTGCGGCGAACGTGGCGCAGCGCTGGCTGATGGCACACCACCCTGACGCATCGCACTGGAACATCAACCTACCCACCGAGCGCTCACCCGACCTCAGCGTTTCGGTCGGCGAGCGCCGCCGTGGCGCCGAACAGACCCAGCTGGACCCGCGCTCAGCAGAAACCGTAAAGGCGCGGGAGACCGTCGGCGGGAATTTCTTCTTCCATTTCCACTACACCCTGCACTTGCCGCGAATATTGGGCGTGTGGGTCGTGGGGTTCGCGGCGATGGCGATGCTGGTGGCGCTGATCAGCGGCATCATCATCCACAAGAAAATCTTCAAAGAGTTCTTCACCTTCCGCCCGGCCAAGGGGCAGCGTTCCTGGCTGGACGGCCATAACGCCAGCGCCGTTCTGCTATTGCCGTTTCATCTGATGATCACCTACACCGGACTCGCCATTTTTTTCGTCCTTTACATGCCAGCAGCCGTGGATGCGCTGTACGACGGTGATCGCCAGGCCTACTTCCGCGACGCACAGTCGTCCCGGGCTGCCGAGCAGGGCCAACAGGCTCAACAAGGACCACATCGCGAGCAGGCGCTGCGAGGCGAAGGGCGCAACTCGGTTACCGCACCCGCGGCACCACTCCTCGCCTTGAGCGAGTTCGTCCGCAACGCTGAGGCTCACTACGGCCAGGGCATGATCGGCGGTCTGGCCGTGAGCAATCCAGGTCGGGCCAACGCCGAGGTCACGGTGCGCCCCGTACTGGGCAATCGCATCGAACTGACAAAAGGCGAAGGCATCGTCTTCAGCGGTGTTACCGGCGAGCTGATCCAGTCGCCCGAGCCGTCGCGCGCTAGCCTGCTGACCCAACGGGTGATGGCGGGTCTGCATTTTGCTCAGTTTGGCGGTTACCCGATGCGCTGGCTGTACTTCATCTGCGGCCTGATCAGCTGCGCCATGATCGCGACCGGGTTGGTGCTCTACACCGTCAAGCAACGCAGGCAAGCCAAGGTCAATCAGCACTTTCTTCGGCTCGTTGAAAGCACCAACGTGGCGATTGTTGCCGGGCTGTCGCTGGCCTGCATCGCGCTTCTCTGGGGCAATCGGCTATTACCCGCCGAGCTGAATAGCCGACAGGCGTGGGAGCTGCGGATATTCTTCGGTCTATGGGCGTTGAGCTGGGTGCATGCCTGGGGCCGTAAGCCTTTGCACGCGTGGCGCGAGCAGCTATTCGCCACCGCCGCACTGGCGCTGTTGTTGCCGGTGCTGGACATGGCCACGACCAACACGTCGCTCGATGGCATGCGGTTGTCCGTTCTCGCCAGCGTCTCGCTACTCGGTCTGCTGATTGGCTGGATCGCCTGGCGAATTCAGATCCCCATCTCAGCCAGAACGATGCGGCCCGCTCCGATCAAGCAGCCGGCTCCGGGTGTCTCGTCATGA
- a CDS encoding DUF3325 domain-containing protein produces MSSTALLASLLLAYSGMLGFCLGKERHWKQLAHPRLPARLRRLAAPSGALLLGLAVYVAGHVWPGGMAVVGWFGLISLAGLALLMLIPYAPRVATALPLVGGTIWALVVLAT; encoded by the coding sequence ATGAGTAGTACAGCCCTGCTCGCCAGCCTGCTGCTGGCCTATTCCGGCATGCTCGGTTTTTGTTTGGGCAAGGAACGTCATTGGAAACAGCTGGCTCACCCTCGGCTGCCGGCCCGACTGCGCCGTCTCGCGGCGCCGAGCGGCGCGCTACTGCTAGGCCTCGCCGTCTATGTGGCTGGCCACGTCTGGCCTGGCGGCATGGCGGTGGTCGGCTGGTTTGGCCTGATTTCACTGGCCGGCCTCGCCCTGCTCATGCTGATCCCGTATGCGCCGCGCGTGGCGACAGCGCTGCCACTAGTGGGCGGCACGATCTGGGCGCTAGTGGTGCTGGCAACTTAG
- a CDS encoding peptidase U32 family protein, translated as MSLPQHHLELLSPARDTTLAREAILHGADAVYIGGPSFGARHNAENSVADIAELVKFAHLFHARVFVTINTILHDDELEAARALIWQLHEIGVDALIVQDMGVMEMDIPPIELHASTQTDIRTLERATFLDKAGFSQLVLARELNLQEIRAISDATDATIEFFIHGALCVAFSGQCNISHAQNGRSANRGDCSQACRLPYTLKDDQGRVVAFDKHLLSMKDNNQSANLRALVDAGVRSFKIEGRYKDVSYVKNITAYYRQRLDEILADRPDLARASSGRTDHLFVPDPDKTFHRGSTDYFVTDRKIDIGAFDSPTFTGLAVGEVLKIGKHDLTVQTREPLSNGDGLNVLIKREVVGFRASVVEPLKQFEEDGQSLWQYRVEPNEMPDAIRQLRPNHPLNRNLDHNWQNALLKTSAERRIGVRWLAKLRADELELHVTSEEGAYASVSLAGPFGEAKKPEQVPGQIADLLSQLGTTIYHAEEVDVDAPQAFFIPNSQLKSLRREAIEALTEAREAIRPLGSRKAVSVPPPVYPEAHLSFLYNVYNEKARAFYHRYGVQLIDAAYEAHEETGEVPVMITKHCLRFSFNLCPKQAKGVTGVRTKVAPMQLIHGDEVLTLKFDCKPCEMHVIGKIKGNILNLPQPGSASSVVGHITPADLMKTIRSKPHA; from the coding sequence ATGTCCCTGCCCCAGCATCACCTCGAACTGCTCTCCCCTGCCCGGGACACGACCCTTGCACGTGAAGCCATCCTGCATGGCGCCGACGCGGTGTATATCGGCGGGCCGAGTTTTGGGGCGCGGCACAACGCTGAGAACAGCGTGGCGGACATCGCCGAGCTGGTGAAATTCGCCCACCTGTTTCATGCCCGGGTGTTCGTCACCATCAACACCATCCTCCATGACGACGAACTGGAAGCCGCGCGGGCGCTGATCTGGCAGCTCCACGAGATTGGTGTCGATGCGCTGATCGTGCAGGACATGGGTGTCATGGAAATGGACATCCCGCCGATCGAACTTCACGCCAGCACCCAGACCGACATCCGCACCCTGGAGCGCGCCACGTTTCTCGACAAGGCCGGGTTCTCTCAGCTGGTGCTGGCCCGCGAATTGAACCTGCAGGAAATCCGTGCGATCAGCGATGCGACCGATGCGACGATCGAGTTCTTCATTCACGGCGCCCTGTGCGTGGCGTTTTCCGGACAGTGCAACATTTCCCATGCGCAAAACGGCCGCAGCGCCAACCGTGGCGATTGCTCCCAGGCGTGCCGCCTGCCCTATACGCTCAAGGATGACCAGGGCCGCGTCGTTGCCTTCGACAAGCATCTGCTGTCGATGAAGGACAACAACCAGAGCGCCAACCTGCGCGCGCTGGTCGATGCCGGCGTGCGTTCCTTCAAGATCGAGGGGCGCTACAAGGACGTGAGCTACGTGAAGAACATCACCGCGTACTACCGCCAGCGCCTCGACGAGATCCTCGCAGACCGCCCTGACCTGGCCCGCGCGTCCAGCGGCCGCACCGACCATTTGTTCGTGCCGGACCCGGACAAGACCTTCCATCGCGGCAGCACCGATTACTTCGTGACCGACCGCAAGATCGACATCGGCGCCTTCGACTCGCCGACCTTCACCGGTCTCGCCGTGGGTGAAGTGCTCAAGATCGGCAAGCATGACCTGACCGTGCAGACCCGTGAGCCGCTGTCCAACGGTGACGGCCTCAACGTGCTGATCAAGCGCGAGGTGGTGGGTTTTCGCGCCAGCGTGGTCGAGCCGCTGAAGCAGTTCGAAGAGGACGGCCAATCGCTCTGGCAATACCGCGTCGAACCCAACGAGATGCCCGACGCGATCCGCCAGCTACGTCCGAACCATCCGCTCAACCGCAACCTGGACCACAACTGGCAGAACGCGCTGCTGAAGACTTCCGCCGAGCGCCGCATCGGTGTGCGCTGGCTGGCCAAGCTGCGTGCGGACGAACTGGAACTGCACGTCACCAGCGAAGAAGGCGCCTATGCCAGCGTCTCGCTGGCCGGCCCCTTCGGCGAAGCGAAAAAGCCCGAGCAGGTGCCCGGCCAGATCGCCGACCTGCTGAGCCAGCTGGGCACCACGATCTACCACGCCGAAGAAGTCGACGTGGACGCGCCCCAGGCGTTCTTCATTCCCAACTCGCAGCTCAAGTCGCTGCGCCGCGAAGCCATCGAGGCGCTCACCGAAGCCCGTGAAGCGATCCGCCCGCTGGGCAGTCGCAAAGCCGTCAGCGTGCCGCCACCGGTTTACCCAGAAGCGCACCTGTCGTTCCTCTATAACGTCTACAACGAGAAAGCCCGGGCGTTCTATCACCGTTACGGCGTGCAGCTGATCGATGCGGCCTACGAGGCCCACGAAGAAACCGGCGAAGTGCCGGTGATGATCACCAAGCACTGTCTGCGCTTCTCCTTCAACCTCTGCCCGAAACAGGCCAAGGGTGTGACGGGCGTGCGGACCAAGGTCGCACCGATGCAGCTGATTCATGGCGATGAAGTCCTGACGCTGAAGTTCGACTGCAAGCCCTGCGAGATGCACGTGATCGGCAAGATCAAGGGCAACATCCTCAACCTGCCGCAGCCCGGCAGCGCCAGCAGCGTCGTCGGCCATATCACGCCGGCCGACCTGATGAAGACCATTCGTAGCAAGCCCCACGCCTGA
- a CDS encoding transporter substrate-binding domain-containing protein: MRSLITAGILLASGATFAAPSSSVLDEAQQRGTLKVCTTGDYKPYTFLRDDKQYEGIDIALAESLAKSLGVKVEWVPTTWKTLMPDFLAQCDMAVGGVSISLERQKKAFFSDPIAVDGKIPFVRCDEVEKYQTIEQLNQPSVRLIEPPGGTNEAFVHRELPKAQLELFHDNTVIFKSVADNKADVMITDSSEAQYQQRNYPTLCAVNPDKPLQYSEKAFLLPRDDVAFKAYVDQWLHLTKATGEYQRIADTWLAKPSE; the protein is encoded by the coding sequence ATGAGATCTCTGATCACGGCTGGCATCTTGCTGGCCAGCGGCGCGACCTTCGCCGCGCCCTCCTCCTCAGTGCTCGATGAAGCCCAACAGCGCGGTACGTTGAAGGTCTGCACCACCGGTGACTACAAGCCCTACACCTTCCTGCGCGACGACAAACAGTACGAAGGCATCGACATCGCGCTGGCCGAGTCGCTCGCTAAATCGCTGGGCGTGAAAGTCGAGTGGGTTCCAACGACATGGAAAACGCTGATGCCGGATTTCCTCGCTCAATGCGACATGGCCGTCGGTGGCGTGTCCATCTCGCTGGAGCGGCAGAAAAAGGCGTTCTTCAGCGACCCCATTGCCGTGGACGGCAAGATCCCCTTCGTTCGCTGCGACGAGGTCGAGAAGTACCAGACCATCGAACAGCTCAACCAGCCCTCCGTGCGGCTGATCGAGCCACCAGGTGGCACCAACGAGGCCTTCGTCCATCGCGAGTTGCCCAAGGCTCAGCTCGAGCTGTTTCACGACAACACAGTGATTTTCAAGTCCGTCGCCGACAACAAGGCCGACGTGATGATCACCGACTCGTCAGAAGCGCAGTACCAGCAACGCAACTATCCGACCCTGTGTGCGGTGAACCCCGACAAGCCCCTGCAGTACAGCGAAAAGGCCTTCCTGCTTCCGCGTGACGATGTGGCGTTCAAGGCCTACGTCGACCAGTGGCTGCACCTGACCAAGGCGACTGGCGAATACCAACGCA